A DNA window from Eikenella exigua contains the following coding sequences:
- a CDS encoding DUF4189 domain-containing protein translates to MKQTMMNTAAGVLAALLLGSAGLAWADGFDPWLADGLNKQIQQNREAQQQPTYHGPTTAEIRAWEQREAEVQAEIAELRRTPFYMAIAYDFGTFEIMWAGGYYSERRAVERSLKQCKTSNCRVFATFSNACAVVTRPDRGARSTEDLFVGIDTDDSRAAAKSIQACEARHGQGQCSYLNPRTKNGMAFCTGYDYSIYGHR, encoded by the coding sequence ATGAAGCAAACCATGATGAACACGGCAGCGGGCGTATTGGCGGCGCTGCTATTGGGCAGTGCGGGCTTGGCTTGGGCGGATGGTTTCGACCCGTGGCTGGCAGACGGGCTGAACAAGCAAATCCAGCAGAACCGCGAAGCACAACAACAGCCAACCTACCACGGCCCCACCACCGCCGAAATACGCGCCTGGGAGCAGCGCGAGGCGGAGGTGCAAGCAGAAATCGCGGAACTGCGCCGCACGCCGTTTTACATGGCGATTGCCTATGATTTCGGTACGTTTGAAATCATGTGGGCCGGTGGCTATTATTCTGAACGCCGGGCAGTTGAGAGAAGCTTGAAACAATGCAAAACATCCAATTGCCGGGTATTTGCAACCTTCTCAAACGCTTGCGCTGTGGTTACGCGCCCGGATAGGGGCGCGCGCTCAACAGAAGATTTGTTTGTCGGCATTGATACCGATGACTCAAGAGCCGCGGCCAAATCCATACAAGCCTGCGAAGCCCGACATGGGCAAGGGCAATGCAGCTATTTGAACCCGCGTACTAAAAACGGCATGGCTTTCTGCACGGGCTACGATTACAGTATCTACGGCCATCGTTAA
- a CDS encoding AMP-binding protein: MPILPLLNRSPDSLLAEGWTASQFSAATLALAARLRAHKVQAAALWFDDAARLASALLAAWLAGAEVYLPPNLAEENRRWAEAGGAVWLSDVPDVANGLWLYDGEAEQAAAPAEALEWPRENVLYLKTSGSSGEAKVETKTRAQMQAEAAAVADRLPESWHSLAAVGSVSPQHLYGLTFRVFVSLAAGWAIGRRQCVYPELLLADSRRECVWIASPALLNRLGEGRDWARLRQNVRGIISAGGMLPEATTALLQEKLGFAPHDVYGSTETGVIALRQGGAWELLPEVEASVNEENIFQVASPWSGGVRQTADAVRLDGRRLELLGRQDRIIKLEDKRVSLAQLEHDLLAHGWVADAHCARHPQHGRIAAWAALGEAGIAALREQGRAAVVQTLKQHLAKTQDTAALPRYWRFAAALPRNSQAKIRTQDFQVAFTQPQTAPQWALLHANEETREYAFEGVVPLDLTYFGGHFADFPLVPGVIEVQWAMDLAARFDWGRKPVQHIENLKYQHFVRPHDTVQLTLRHDAAKNKIHFAIRQGDTPCASGRVALHD; this comes from the coding sequence ATGCCCATACTCCCGCTTTTAAACCGTTCCCCCGATTCCCTGTTGGCCGAAGGCTGGACAGCCTCGCAGTTTTCCGCCGCCACGCTGGCTTTGGCTGCGCGTTTACGTGCGCACAAGGTGCAGGCCGCCGCGTTGTGGTTTGACGATGCGGCGCGGCTTGCTTCCGCGCTGCTGGCCGCGTGGCTGGCGGGCGCGGAGGTGTATCTGCCGCCGAATCTGGCAGAGGAAAACCGCCGTTGGGCGGAAGCGGGCGGGGCGGTGTGGTTGAGCGACGTGCCCGACGTTGCAAACGGCCTTTGGCTGTACGACGGGGAGGCGGAGCAGGCAGCTGCGCCGGCGGAAGCGTTGGAATGGCCGCGTGAAAACGTGCTGTATCTGAAAACTTCCGGCTCTTCGGGCGAAGCGAAGGTGGAAACCAAAACCCGCGCGCAGATGCAGGCCGAAGCGGCGGCGGTGGCCGACAGGCTACCTGAAAGCTGGCACAGCTTGGCCGCCGTGGGCAGCGTGAGCCCGCAGCATTTATACGGGCTGACTTTCCGCGTGTTCGTGTCGCTGGCGGCGGGCTGGGCAATCGGGCGGCGGCAGTGCGTGTATCCCGAATTGCTGCTGGCCGATTCGCGCCGCGAGTGCGTGTGGATTGCCAGCCCCGCGCTGTTGAACCGCTTGGGCGAGGGGCGCGATTGGGCGCGGCTGCGGCAGAATGTGCGCGGCATCATCAGCGCGGGCGGGATGCTGCCGGAGGCCACCACCGCGCTGCTGCAAGAGAAGCTGGGCTTCGCGCCGCACGATGTGTACGGCAGCACGGAAACCGGCGTCATCGCGCTGCGGCAGGGCGGCGCTTGGGAACTGCTGCCCGAAGTGGAGGCTTCGGTGAACGAAGAAAACATTTTTCAGGTAGCCTCGCCGTGGAGCGGCGGGGTGCGGCAAACCGCAGATGCGGTGCGGCTGGACGGGCGCCGGCTGGAGCTGCTCGGCCGCCAAGACCGCATCATCAAGCTGGAAGACAAGCGCGTGTCGCTGGCGCAGCTGGAGCACGATTTGCTGGCGCACGGCTGGGTGGCCGACGCGCATTGCGCCCGCCATCCGCAACACGGCCGGATTGCCGCCTGGGCGGCATTGGGCGAAGCGGGCATTGCCGCGCTGCGCGAGCAGGGGCGCGCCGCCGTGGTGCAAACCCTGAAACAGCATCTGGCCAAAACGCAAGACACCGCCGCGCTGCCGCGCTATTGGCGTTTTGCCGCCGCCCTGCCGCGCAATTCGCAGGCGAAAATCCGCACGCAGGATTTTCAGGTAGCCTTTACCCAGCCGCAAACCGCGCCGCAATGGGCTTTGCTGCACGCAAACGAAGAAACGCGCGAATATGCGTTTGAAGGCGTTGTACCGCTGGATTTGACGTATTTCGGCGGCCATTTCGCCGATTTCCCGCTGGTGCCCGGCGTGATCGAAGTGCAGTGGGCGATGGATTTGGCGGCACGCTTCGATTGGGGCAGAAAACCGGTGCAACACATCGAAAACCTGAAATACCAACACTTTGTGCGCCCGCACGACACCGTGCAGCTCACGCTGCGGCACGACGCGGCGAAAAACAAAATCCATTTCGCCATCAGGCAGGGCGACACGCCTTGCGCTTCGGGCAGGGTGGCGCTGCATGACTAG
- a CDS encoding MMPL family transporter: MTRLAWLYALLLAFAAAWLGWGIAQGGRLQTDLTALLPADAQVDAVWRAADEAGEKQLNGQILLLVGSEDADRAFAAAEQVADRWQQSGLFAAVDSRLNPDLAQLRQEIRRLGVNALPREQQQLLLHDPAAYFQQRAEDAANPFAAQIVPLEDDWLGFARFVQQKQPSSRLQWHSGNGMMYSEQDGITWVWLRARLPEKAASNQAERLLPLLADSRAQAERGGYRLLAAGGALFAAEAKTQSERESGLMSAIGLTLTFALLLAVFRSPRVFALVLPLGAGMLLGAAAVVGAFGQIHILTVVIGTSLVGMLVDFPLHWLTPSVFSPDWAAKEAMRRVLPAFLAGLGITATGYLLLAFTPLPVLRQTAVFSVAALGGAFAATVLLLPPLFHGYHPRAAWFAAAMHKLAAARLHWLLLPILPLAAAGYLKTDWRDDIRDWAALSPQLIAEMRQVADISGNDTGGRSILVQADNADELLRRSAQVEAALQPLVGKGGLGGVQSLNQWLLPAEEQQALLAQLRRLAEQSAPSADPMLQLGLKLDTIQTALQQAATQPVVPLDQALSGQTAEAWRTLYLGNIQGQEAALVRVQGLNDAAAVQTALSALPCNQGGTCARLVDKRARLNELFRHTRNHAAWLKLASFALAWLVLWRIFGARRGSLILAVPLISATATIGLLGWLGLPISLFAMFGLLLVAAVGADYAVYALTARETPAAKLGGILLAALTTAISFLLLAISTTPAVAAFGITVSLGVGLNVLLSAWLLKKEGAGREAV, translated from the coding sequence ATGACTAGGCTCGCGTGGCTGTATGCCCTGCTGCTGGCCTTCGCCGCCGCGTGGCTGGGCTGGGGGATAGCGCAAGGCGGCCGTCTGCAAACCGACCTCACCGCGCTGTTGCCCGCCGACGCGCAGGTAGACGCGGTGTGGCGCGCGGCAGACGAAGCGGGCGAAAAACAGCTCAACGGCCAAATCCTGCTCTTGGTGGGCAGCGAAGATGCCGACCGCGCCTTCGCCGCCGCCGAACAAGTGGCCGACCGCTGGCAGCAAAGCGGCCTGTTCGCCGCGGTGGACAGCCGGCTGAACCCCGATTTGGCGCAACTGCGGCAGGAAATCCGCCGCCTCGGCGTGAACGCCCTGCCGCGCGAACAGCAACAGCTGCTCTTGCACGACCCCGCCGCCTATTTCCAACAACGCGCCGAAGACGCGGCCAACCCGTTTGCTGCGCAAATCGTGCCGCTGGAAGACGACTGGCTCGGCTTCGCCCGCTTCGTGCAGCAAAAACAGCCTTCCAGCCGCCTGCAATGGCACAGCGGCAACGGCATGATGTATAGCGAACAAGACGGCATCACTTGGGTGTGGCTGCGCGCCAGGCTACCTGAAAAAGCCGCCTCCAATCAGGCCGAACGCCTGCTGCCGCTTCTGGCCGATTCCCGCGCCCAAGCCGAGCGCGGCGGCTACCGCCTGCTGGCCGCCGGCGGCGCATTGTTTGCCGCCGAAGCCAAAACCCAATCCGAACGCGAAAGCGGCCTGATGTCCGCCATCGGCCTCACGCTCACCTTCGCCCTGCTGTTGGCCGTGTTCCGTAGCCCGCGCGTGTTTGCACTGGTGTTGCCGCTGGGCGCGGGCATGCTGCTCGGCGCGGCGGCCGTGGTGGGCGCGTTCGGGCAGATTCACATCCTCACCGTCGTGATCGGCACCAGCCTGGTGGGAATGCTGGTGGACTTTCCACTGCACTGGCTCACGCCCTCGGTGTTTTCGCCCGACTGGGCGGCCAAAGAAGCCATGCGCCGCGTCCTGCCCGCCTTCCTCGCCGGACTGGGCATCACCGCCACCGGCTACCTGCTGCTCGCCTTCACCCCGCTGCCCGTGCTGCGCCAAACTGCCGTGTTTTCCGTGGCCGCGCTCGGCGGCGCGTTTGCCGCCACCGTGCTCCTGCTGCCGCCGCTGTTTCACGGCTACCACCCCCGCGCCGCCTGGTTTGCCGCCGCCATGCACAAGCTCGCCGCCGCCCGCCTGCACTGGCTGCTCCTGCCCATCCTGCCGCTGGCCGCCGCAGGCTACCTGAAAACCGACTGGCGCGACGACATCCGCGACTGGGCGGCCCTGTCGCCCCAACTCATCGCCGAAATGCGCCAAGTGGCCGACATCAGCGGCAACGACACTGGCGGCCGCAGCATTCTCGTGCAGGCCGACAACGCAGACGAACTGCTGCGCCGCAGCGCGCAAGTGGAAGCCGCCCTGCAACCCTTGGTCGGCAAAGGCGGTCTCGGCGGCGTGCAGTCGCTCAACCAGTGGCTGCTGCCTGCCGAAGAGCAGCAAGCCCTGCTCGCCCAACTGCGCCGCCTGGCCGAACAATCCGCCCCGTCGGCCGATCCCATGCTCCAGCTCGGCCTGAAGCTCGACACCATCCAAACCGCCCTGCAGCAAGCCGCCACCCAGCCCGTCGTCCCGCTTGATCAAGCCTTAAGCGGGCAAACCGCCGAAGCCTGGCGCACCCTCTATCTGGGCAACATCCAAGGCCAAGAAGCAGCCCTCGTGCGCGTGCAAGGCCTGAACGATGCCGCCGCCGTGCAAACTGCGCTCTCCGCGCTGCCCTGCAACCAAGGCGGCACCTGCGCCCGGCTGGTGGACAAACGCGCCCGGCTGAACGAACTCTTCCGCCACACCCGCAACCACGCCGCCTGGCTCAAACTCGCCTCCTTCGCCCTAGCCTGGCTCGTGCTGTGGCGCATCTTCGGCGCACGGCGCGGCAGCCTCATCCTCGCCGTGCCGCTGATTTCCGCCACCGCCACCATCGGCCTGCTCGGCTGGCTCGGCCTGCCCATCAGCCTGTTCGCCATGTTCGGCCTGCTCTTGGTAGCCGCCGTGGGCGCGGACTACGCCGTCTACGCCCTCACCGCCCGCGAAACCCCCGCCGCCAAACTCGGCGGCATCCTCCTCGCCGCCCTCACCACTGCCATCTCCTTCCTGCTGCTCGCCATCAGCACCACCCCCGCCGTCGCCGCCTTCGGCATCACCGTATCGCTCGGCGTGGGGCTGAACGTATTGCTCTCGGCCTGGCTGCTGAAGAAGGAAGGAGCGGGGCGGGAGGCCGTCTGA